From the genome of Solanum pennellii chromosome 6, SPENNV200:
ttattttatctttaaaataaatatataatttctatatcaaaattataataaagggAGGgctaaatgtaaaaaaaattcttcaagttAACTATACATtacaaacattattttaaaaattaaattgtttatcattttataaacgtgcaacgcacgtgcccATATACTATACtagttaatataaaaaatggTGAAATGAAGTAGATGGTTAACTTATTTCTGTTATTATGCCGCATAtgatttatgtgtttatttatttaattttatacaagtttaaatgtttatttatttaattttatacaagtttaaatgtttGTTTGTGCatactaaaaattaaaagacataaatatgaaacgagattaaattaaaagatatatttatatacttttcaattatttttgtattcaaaGTGTGAATATAGAAATTTCAAAGTCAAGGTCACATCTACTTTTTCCATTTAAGTTTGATGTTTATGTCCACTATTAGTTGGAGTGTATTAAGGGGGAGAAAATATcataaatgttaaaaataagCACTTTAGTCTTCATCAAAtagttaaaaggaaaaaagaatttaaatatatttgaatttcgaTTGAAATTTCTGTAAGAATATCGAATTTTAGCGAGGATCTTTTGCTTTacttttttgaactatttaataatgtattttaaatgtatatatgtgttcacgtgaatatcataaatattgcatcattataaataataatgtgtCCATGTGAGCgtatatatacctttaaattaCACTATTAGATAGTGCATGGATAAAAGGTTATTCATAAAGTTTAGTATCGTAATAAAAATTTCAgccaaagttaaaatattttactNACCTTTCAATTTAATTTGTAAGATAAGTGGGGGTAAGTGAAGAGTCTATCAAACATACTCACACcacattatttatattctttgtGTTATTCAAGTTTGTAATCATCTTGCATTCTACAGTAGGTTAGTCTACATCCcttgtaaaattttcattactagtttataattataagaatttttactattttattttatttgtattctttaaatttcatgcatattcatcttctttttgttgagaaatatgtaaattatgatagttACAAGAAGAATATACTATACAATATGAAGTTACAAGTAAATATTTATGCATATGAACGCTTTATGCATCCAACAGAATCCTCAGCAATTCAACAGAATACAGGCAACAATTTATGCATCCAAATAGatcacaatataaatatatggttaTAAATTGTTACAAGCACCACCACAACCTTTACTTGTACATCTGTTCTACACAATTTGGTTCTTGTTCATTTTTCGCATAACCAATCATTCTTCAATTTCCACTCCAAATACTTTATTACTTAGACAACATACCAGTATGGTATGAACTTCAGCTGCTCGCCAAAGCGAGAAGATGCCTACGCTGTTTTACTTGCTGCGAGACTCCCAACAAACTAAGAAGGCATGACCAGAAATATCAAGGTAGCAACAAATATAGTTATCACATATTGCCTCATCCATTCTACTGAAAACATGTTTCTCAACCATCTTCCTGAACTAGTCGTGCCCACTCCTACTTTATTCTTCTTAATAGCTTTGTACGGTTTGGATTCCTTTACTCCACACTTCATTACAATTTCTCTTACTAGTCTGAGTCTTCGATTCGCGGTGCCCTGGAAAGGAACAACAGAGGACATCGCAGCTTGAGCTTCATGATTTGATATTCCAGAGGATTCAGGCCTATCCGGGATCATGGAAACAGGTCTGGGATTAAGTGAAGAATCATCTAGCTTAATGATATCATCCTTCATTATATCAGCAAACCAGTCATCTTCAACATCAAAATCCTGGAACCCATACAGCAGACCAAAAGACAGACCAAGTTATGTTATGCTTAGAATGGAAAAGGTCAAGACAACATTGAAGTAGGCTTGACACATTTACAAATCAGCAACAGAAAAATGGCGGTAAAACCAAAACCTTGAAGTGGCCAGAGGAATCGTGATGAGAGAACTCTTTAGTCGGTTTATCAGATTCGGATCCAGAGTCAATCTGCTCAACTGAGTGGGAATGAAAACTGCTACTACCTTCCTTCGAACAGCATTCCCCGACATTGACCAATTCCAAGCTGCCCAATTGTCCTGCTCCAGACAGAGCAGTTGCACTTTCAATAGCATCCAGTTGATTCCTCTGATTTCTTGGAGTGTCATTCAAATGAAACTCGCTGTTCTTCCGGAGGCGGCAGACAACCATAGAATCCTGTATAACACAGCAGACCAAACAATCAAAGCACTTTCTGCAAGGGGATGATTAGATTGATCAAGAAATAAAACTTTGGTATAGACATCCACACCAGATTTTAAGgttaaagaattaaaagaagCAGCTCCAAGTGAACCTTCTATCTAGAATAATATCACCACTCAAACAACATCTTGCAATACGGTTGAACATTCCAGGTGAGATATGTTTTTGTTGATTTCTTTTCTAAACAATAAGCAAATGGATGTGACAACACGTTAACTTTTCAAGCTTCTTCCCTCATATGAGACATTATAGTATCTATGGCTATGTTATGGCCTACcaccaataaaaatatttgtttctttGAGTTACTTTTCACTTGGCATAGCTGGTAAGACCATTGGAGCAGGCTGCAGAGCCATAATGAGTGACTGTTACATCAACCAAACTGTTCCTTCTTTTTATTCTCTCTTTCAACAAAAATTGAGCATACCATTTAACATCACATAACAAAAGAAACTACCAATGCTAAAATTAGGAATTTATGATGATACGCATATAAGAATTCATAGAACAACATATTTACACAAGGAACAAACAACTAACAGTAGGAGTTGAATTTGATGTCGCAGCAAACAAGATAGGGAGTTCATTACATGAGGAGGATCAGTCCCTATGGGTTGGATCCGAGCTCATAATTACCTGGTAATTAGTGTTCCCAATCATGCAATATTCATGCATTATCCATTGTGTCCTCTGTCCTTTAGGTGCCCGACCAGTGTGGAACACCAGTGTTCTCTTTGTGCCAATGATATTCGAACTAGACTTCACATTACGTTCTTTTCCTGTGGCCTTCCAGTAACCAGATTCAGTTGCCCTTTTACTTTGTGATCCGTTCGGGTACTTCCTTCCACGAGGAGAAAAGAAGAACCATTCATTATCTGATTGAATGACGGATTTAGCTGTTACATGTGAAGAAGGATTGATCAATTAATAGAACAACTATGTAGGTATGAGTTACTACTCACAGAGTAACTAATTATAAAAGTCAAATGAATAAGGATAATGTGATGCTTCTCATCATTTCCAAGCaccttattaaaaaaaaattaaaaatgaatgaactATTTAACTACCGTAAAATCCTATATTTTACAGTGTATGGTGATCACCATACTAATACGCTTAGCTTTGCATATCCTAACCATCGATACATCACGACAtattaagaatttaaaattttccatcAATTGTATTCAGTAGAAAAAGGATGTTGCAATAGTGAAACCATGGCAGCTGAATGGTTCACACTGTATATACTATTTAAGAGACACAATGGGGAAGACTAGCAATATAGTCAAACAAGAAATCTATTTAGTTTAGATTTCTAACCCTTATAACATGACTTCATTTAGAAGCACTCTTATTGCTTTTTTTGTCAAAACAAGGAGATTCTTCACTTTGCAAATGATA
Proteins encoded in this window:
- the LOC107022598 gene encoding LOW QUALITY PROTEIN: NAC domain-containing protein 40-like (The sequence of the model RefSeq protein was modified relative to this genomic sequence to represent the inferred CDS: deleted 1 base in 1 codon) — protein: MENEHVSSSSRNETTPRNNANTEISIATASSMFPGFRFSPTDEELISYYLKKKLEGSDKCVEVISEVEIWKHEPWDLPAKSVIQSDNEWFFFSPRGRKYPNGSQSKRATESGYWKATGKERNVKSSSNIIGTKRTLVFHTGRAPKGQRTQWIMHEYCMIGNTNYQDSMVVCRLRKNSEFHLNDTPRNQRNQLDAIESATALSGAGQLGSLELVNVGECCSKEGSSSFHSHSVEQIDSGSESDKPTKEFSHHDSSGHFKDFDVEDDWFADIMKDDIIKLDDSSLNPRPVSMIPDRPESSGISNHEAQAAMSSVVPFQGTANRRLRLVREIVMKCGVKESKPYKAIKKNKVGVGTTSSGRWLRNMFSVEWMRQYVITIFVATLIFLVMLLSLLGVSQQVKQRRHLLALASS